ctgtggctgagaatgttaggtaggtcgtcaggatagtacatttgcttttgtacttggatagtgacttgacctttaaacctagtagacttctgatcaggggaatgcttcatgttggaacttgtgaagctagttgatcagagtcagagggaagcacagatcctctgaccgttgtatcttctgattctaaactcagagggaagtacatggtcttcagagtcatcttgcttctggacataagagtttccacttttcagcttctggatcttcagagtcttctacaccgtcagaacatctgaaccttcagagtttcttggttgtcagaccgtctggatcttcagaacttcaagtgactgagtccatatcagaacttgtatgacttcagatcttctgaagcatttctactgttcagagtgagcatagatgttgcgaaagcgttgcttgggtcactctttatgcaaagtgcttctgatttgtgtgagattgaattgaggtcagagcctgtaaatagcatactcagaaaaacacgttagagtaccataattgttcatactaaaatgttaacttgtaatcattaaaacatagagttgtactactcgatcaaaacttgatcttacaccttaGGTTTCTGGTTTTTTGTTTCGAAGCAACAAAAAGAATGTTATACTTATGTTTCTTAATATCTGTCACTTTAAGCATAGGGTTTTGAcaatatattaattaagaaTTGGTATTCATGTTATTGTTTCTATTAAATTACTACATAACTTCCTAATGCACCCATTATCCGTTTTATTAATTCTTACTCTTCAATTTTTCTATCTCAATTAAATTAACGTGCATTgctaaaatataattaatgttcTCTTAAAAGTGTACAAGTCCAATTCATTGGGCCTTTCGATACAATCAAATAGAAAGCCCCATGGGCACCATGAATTGCCCGCACTCAAGGATCTCACTTTTCAACCAAATGAAAGAGCAATTGCGAACACTTTTGGCAAGAGTTCCCCTATCCGAATCCCGCGAGTGACTAAGCGCGAGACGGGTTAGGTGCAATTATTGTACttaaattgtttttttgttttgtaaaCGCAGAACCATATAAAAAATCGAAAAACCCCATGAAagataaacaaaaaaataaattaaagtagTGACATATATAGCATTATTAGAGAGTAACATTAGAGAGTATTAATTTTTCTAGAACTACCCTTAATTACTATTTTTTGAAATATTCCATTTTATGTCTCCCTTGAGTTTTATTTTTAACATCCCACTAATTTCTCTCTCCACAATAGTGGAATTTTTAAATATCTATTTTTGGtacattagaaagataaattgtaccaATAATGGATTGATCCTTGGACCTCCCTCACTTATTTTTATCCAAACTATAATTcccatttttttttcagattttctattttttgtttcacattgTTTGAAATGTTCAAGGGAGTATTTTATTCAATCttcaaagttaatttttttttttctctaaatctaattatttttcaaagttcAACTTAAAATTTATAACATAAggataatgttaaaaaaataataacataaagATAATAAATCTTAAATAAAGTAATTCTTTAAATAAAACATGAATGGATACATTATATTCTTAAAAAGTTCAAATTTCTTAAATTTAAtatactctcaaaataaatgTATACCAATCTTTCGAAGCACCAAAAAAATTTGATACCCCTATATAATTAAAATTCCTAAAAATCAAGGAATAAAGCAAAATCATGATTCTAATTAatgcaaaaaaataaatttaaaatgaataTATGAGCTACCATAATTATTATGAAATTtctgaaaaatataataataacaacTCTAACAATGAAACGATGAAGATCAATGTCGATGCTGGATAGATAGGAATTGATAGCTTGGGTATGGCTATAGTGATTCGTGATCATGATGGGAATTGCCTGTATGCAGAGACACCCCTTCTTGAGCACCAGTTGGGACCTGCAATGGAAGAAACGACAACATTACAGTGGGCAATTGCAAGAATTCAAATTCTGGAGTTGGATATGGTGGTAGTAGAATCTAATGCTCTAAATGTGGTGAACCAATTCAACAGTGGGAGAGGTCATACAGAGTTGGAGCCCCTGGTGCAGGATTGCAGAATGCTTGCAGCTCATATTTCTTCATTCAGACTGTAACATGTGCAGAGGGAAGCTAATAAAGTGACCCATATTCTAGCTTCCATTGCAGCATAGTACCCGAATCAATATTGTTGGGTTAATTTCCCTTTTCAAATTCAAGCTGTGCTTTTAGCTGATGTATTTTTTGTTATCCTTATGAATGCTGCAAtttccataaataaataaataaactccAAGTCTATTGTGCATTGTTGCAAATTATAAATCCAAACTAGGAATCCCAACTTGGATACATTTGCACCATAGTTTTTCTTTCATATTATTTTTCACTGTTTTCTTGTTTtagttctttctttttttcataaCAATTTGATATACTCATATCTCTAAATTTctattttatcttattttcacTTACTTAGTCTATATTTCTATATCACTCATATTTCACTACGCTCTTCTCTTTCTATCTCTTGAAGGTGAGGATAGAATTGATGTTAACAAaaacattttcctttttcctaatTAACATGTTTTGTTGGACCAAAGTGggtgaaaataaatttattctAATCCATGGTTAACTTTTTTCCCCGATGATTAATCCATGGTCAACTTAAAACAATATGCTAATCATTAAAAGTAATTATCCTCTCTTTCTCACCCACAAATCCATCCCTCCACCTACAAGACGTAACACAATCGATAGATAATTAATTTCCTTAAATATCTAATATTAATATTTCTATGCAATACCTACGGAGAAATATTTTTGTTAGAAGATTTTATCCATTTAACATAATCTCATAATCTCAGGAGATCAATTTCATGACTGCCGACTCTAGAAACCCTAAATTTCAAACCCTTCCCACTTCCCAGTGCTGTGCAGCACGTTCTCCTTTTACTTTGTCCACTCTCCATTCCCAAACATCCAAAAAAGAATcacttttctcttcttattatTCTCTGTCATCATATTATTACTCATTATAAAGTACTAATCCCTAATCCTAATACTACTAGTAACACAATTCCCTCTTCTCTTCATTCACCGACAACATGACAGACAGGGTCTACCCTTCCGCCAAAACCACCGCCGCCACAAACGGCACCGCCACCACCAACCCAACTTTCCCCGCCACAAAGGCCCAACTCTACGGCGCCAACCGCCCTGCTTACCGCCCTCAACCCCTCCACCGCCGCACCCGCCGCCGCTGCTTCTGCACCTTCTGCTTCTGGCTAAtcctcatcatcctcatcctcctcctcatcatcGGCGGTGCTGGCGTCGCCTTCTACCTCCTCTACCGCCCCCACCACCCCACCTTCTCCGTCACCTCCCTCAAACTCTCCTACCTCAACCTCACCTCCTCCTCAACCCTCTCCTCCAAATTCGAcctcaccgtcgccgccacaaACCCCAACAAGAAAAACATCGCATTCTCCTACCTACCCACTTCCATCACCATACTCTCCGGCGACGTCGACGTCGGCGACGGAACCATACCCACTTTCCATCACGGCAAGAAAAACACAACACTGCTGAAATCTTCGATTTCGAGCAGTGGGCATGAGTTGGATGCTGACGCTGCGAAGAAGTTGAAGGCGAGCATGAAGAGCAAGAACGGGTTGCCATTGAAGGTGAAGCTCGACACGAAGGTGAAGGCTACAATGGGGAAATTGAAGACTCCTCGAGTTGGAATCAGAGTCTCATGTGATGGAATCAGAGTCACTCTTCCGACAGGGAAGAAACCTGCGACGGCGTCGACCTCGAACGCGAAATGCAATGTTGATGTCAGATTCAAGATCTGGAAATGGACGgttggatgaagaagatgatcatGATGCTGCAATAGAGGTGTGAACActgtgttatttttattttttgcttaatttatttctggattttaattttattttttgggatTTTTGttcaaaattatattatatgatCCATTATTACATAAACGCGTGTAAATTGCGATGAAGACTTTTTGAATTTTAAGTCGGTGACAGTTGTTAGCACATTCATTGTATTATATACTagttattttctttctctttttagaAGGATCTTGTATTCTCTTAGGCTTTGTTTGGTTTGAGGGAGAGGAAAGGAAAGGGAAGGAAAATACGGAAATCGATTCctctccctccaaccaaacatagcatTAGTTTATTTTCTGTATTATTTTTTGATTGTTTATTCCATTGCGTTACTTGGGAGCattattgattttgatttgttgtGTTGTGTGATGTGAAATTATTGGCTCCTATTAGTGATGTGATGGCGTCTCTTTGACATTGCTGATGTTAAAAGGACAAGGGAGTGTGTCTTTGGCTCTTTGCACACAAGGGAAGTGCTCCCTTTATATTAGAGTTTGGTCCTTTAAATTACAGTTTAATTGGATGTGAAAATTCTTTAATTTGATCTTTTGTTACTTCAAAAATGTATTTTCTTTGTATTGAAATGTGTTCTAATATGAGTAGAAAGTGTAGTTGGATGATGGATCAAATA
This portion of the Lotus japonicus ecotype B-129 chromosome 3, LjGifu_v1.2 genome encodes:
- the LOC130748773 gene encoding NDR1/HIN1-like protein 6, with the translated sequence MTDRVYPSAKTTAATNGTATTNPTFPATKAQLYGANRPAYRPQPLHRRTRRRCFCTFCFWLILIILILLLIIGGAGVAFYLLYRPHHPTFSVTSLKLSYLNLTSSSTLSSKFDLTVAATNPNKKNIAFSYLPTSITILSGDVDVGDGTIPTFHHGKKNTTLLKSSISSSGHELDADAAKKLKASMKSKNGLPLKVKLDTKVKATMGKLKTPRVGIRVSCDGIRVTLPTGKKPATASTSNAKCNVDVRFKIWKWTVG